The Hyphomicrobiales bacterium DNA window TCTTTCGCTGCGAGAGATTCTGGCGAAGGTCGAAGAGGATCATCCCGGCGAGATTATCGGCGTCGAGTTCGAATGGGATGACGGCGTGCCGGTCTACGAATTGAAGCTGCTGACGCCCGCGGGCCACTTCAAGGAGCTTCATGTCGATGCGCGCAACGGTGTCGTGCTCGATCAGGAGAATGACTGACGTGCGCATCCTGCTGGTCGAGGACGAGGACGGTATCGCCCGGCGCGTCGCCAGCGCTCTCGAGGCGGCCGGCTATCTCGTCGAGCGCTCAAGCGACGGGGAAGATGCGTGGTACCGTGGCGAGAATGAAGCCTTCGATGCGGTTGTCCTCGATCTCGGTTTGCCACACATGGACGGCATACAGGTGCTCAAGCGCTGGCGTGCCGCCGGGCGGGACATGCCGGTGATCGTGTTGACCGCTCGCGGGACCTGGATGGAAAGGGTCGAGGGAATCGATGCCGGCGCGGACGACTACCTGCCCAAACCGTTTCGCATGGAGGAGCTGAAGGCTCGGCTGCGCGCGTTGTTGCGTCGCTCGGTGGGAACCGGCCAGCCGATCCTGACGGCGGGACCCGTAACGCTCGATACGCGCCAGATGACCGTCGCCGTGGACGGCGTGGAAGTGTTGCTGACAGCTCTCGAGTATCGGCTGCTGAGCTATCTGATGCACCACCGCGGGCGAGTGGCCTCCCAGCTCGAGCTGACCGAGCATGTCTACGGCGAAGATATTGAGCGAGACAGCAACGCCCTCGAAGTCCTCGTCGCGCGCCTGCGCAGGAAGCTCGATGCCGATGTCATCAAGACCCGTCGCGGTTACGGCTACATCATTCCTGAAGGCAGTGTCGCTGGCGATGAATAACCGTCCCGCTGCGCGGTCCCTACGGATGCGCCTCGTTCTGTCGGCCGCGTTCGCCATCCTGGTCGCGCTCGCATTCGCCGGCTGGGGAGTGAGCTTGCTGTTCGAGCGCCACGTCGAGCGGCGCGTGGTCACGGAACTCGAGATCGATCTGCGCCAGCTGATTTCCGGCCTCGACGTCGCACCCGACGGTGCCATCTCCCTCGGCCGGACACCGAGTGATCCGCGGTACTCGCAACCCCTGAGTGGGGTTTATTGGCAGGTCAACCGCGACGCGATACCGGTCGAGCGGTCACGTTCCTTGTGGGATGAGCACTTGGCGCTGCCGGACGATCAGTTGGGTCCGGGCGAACGTCATCGTCACGTGGTTCCGGGGCCCGGCGGTGTCCAGTTGCTGATCGTCGAGCGCCGGATCAGGCTGGAACGTCCGTCACCCTCGGAACTGCGCTTTTCCGTCGCCATGCCGATCACCGAGATTGCCGACGCGGTCGAGGGCTTTCGTGTCGAGCTGGCGGTTGCGCTACTGCTTCTCGGTGGAATGCTGCTTCTCGGGCTCGCACTTGCCCTGAGCGTCAGTCTTCTCCCGCTCGAAAGTCTGCGGCGCACGCTCGCGGACTTGCGCGAAGGGCGAATTGCGCGTCTCGACGGTGATTTCCCAGGGGAGGTTCGACCGCTCGTCGATGATCTCAACGATCTACTGGAGGACCGCGAGCAGGCCGTCGAAAGAGCCCGTTCGCGAGCCGCGGACCTTGCGCACGGGCTCAAGACACCTCTTGCCGCCGTGGCGATGATTGCCGAGGACCTCGAAGCGGAGGGACGTCACGCCCTCGCCTCGGAACTCGCCAACTACACGCGTGGCATGCATGGGCACGTCGAGCGCCAATTGCTTCAGGTCCGCGCGCAACACCGGCAGGTCAAGATGCCGGTCGCGCCTGTCGTCACCCGTCTCCTCGGTGGCATGCGACGCCTCCCGCGCGGCGAACAGCTCTCTTGGGAGTGCCGATTGACTCCGGACTT harbors:
- a CDS encoding response regulator, which codes for MRILLVEDEDGIARRVASALEAAGYLVERSSDGEDAWYRGENEAFDAVVLDLGLPHMDGIQVLKRWRAAGRDMPVIVLTARGTWMERVEGIDAGADDYLPKPFRMEELKARLRALLRRSVGTGQPILTAGPVTLDTRQMTVAVDGVEVLLTALEYRLLSYLMHHRGRVASQLELTEHVYGEDIERDSNALEVLVARLRRKLDADVIKTRRGYGYIIPEGSVAGDE
- a CDS encoding sensor histidine kinase — encoded protein: MPMSSRPVAVTATSFLKAVSLAMNNRPAARSLRMRLVLSAAFAILVALAFAGWGVSLLFERHVERRVVTELEIDLRQLISGLDVAPDGAISLGRTPSDPRYSQPLSGVYWQVNRDAIPVERSRSLWDEHLALPDDQLGPGERHRHVVPGPGGVQLLIVERRIRLERPSPSELRFSVAMPITEIADAVEGFRVELAVALLLLGGMLLLGLALALSVSLLPLESLRRTLADLREGRIARLDGDFPGEVRPLVDDLNDLLEDREQAVERARSRAADLAHGLKTPLAAVAMIAEDLEAEGRHALASELANYTRGMHGHVERQLLQVRAQHRQVKMPVAPVVTRLLGGMRRLPRGEQLSWECRLTPDFSLPLDEDVVGEILGNLLDNARKWARSRVLVAGRREGAALILEVEDDGVGILEEARQQALGRGHRLDETQPGTGLGLAIVSDLVDSAGGTFELRRGEMGGLLAHLRFAAPDAAMRPAH